The proteins below come from a single Acidovorax sp. NCPPB 4044 genomic window:
- a CDS encoding LysR substrate-binding domain-containing protein, translating to MPLRRLNPPLHLLRAFCTVVRFGGVSRAAEALDVTQSAVSKQVQELERWVGVPLFERNRQRLSLTPAGERYEQAVRALLARLEAATLELVTSAHDGGPLRVSALPTFAAQWLVPRLPAFRQQHPRITLHLSQAFINELPGPELDCAIVFGNGHWPGMHAHYIAGNDVALIAPPPGARGPDGPLPPLRAPADVAGHALLRHVSAPDAWERWAERHGIARLDPLEGPQLAQFESIIRGVSVGLGVGLVPRCLVRDEIAAGTVAEPLPQGGYTSRLGYWLCHAGDRAQPAALAHFRAWLLREGETPADCNSRSHIG from the coding sequence ATGCCCCTGCGCCGCCTGAACCCGCCCCTGCACCTGCTGCGGGCCTTCTGCACCGTGGTGCGTTTCGGCGGGGTGTCGCGCGCCGCCGAGGCGCTGGATGTGACCCAGAGCGCGGTCAGCAAGCAGGTGCAGGAGCTGGAGCGCTGGGTGGGCGTGCCGCTGTTCGAGCGCAACCGCCAGCGCCTCTCGCTCACCCCTGCGGGCGAGCGCTACGAGCAGGCCGTGCGCGCGCTGCTGGCGCGGCTGGAGGCGGCCACGTTGGAACTCGTCACCAGCGCGCACGACGGCGGCCCCCTGCGGGTGTCGGCGCTGCCCACGTTCGCGGCGCAGTGGCTGGTGCCGCGGCTGCCGGCCTTCCGCCAGCAGCACCCGCGCATCACGCTGCACCTCTCGCAGGCGTTCATCAACGAGCTGCCCGGCCCCGAGCTGGACTGCGCCATCGTGTTCGGCAACGGCCACTGGCCGGGCATGCATGCCCACTACATCGCCGGCAACGACGTGGCGCTGATCGCGCCGCCGCCGGGCGCGCGCGGCCCGGACGGCCCGCTGCCGCCGCTGCGGGCGCCTGCCGACGTGGCCGGCCATGCGCTGCTGCGCCATGTCTCGGCGCCCGACGCCTGGGAGCGCTGGGCGGAGCGCCACGGCATCGCGCGGCTCGACCCGCTCGAAGGGCCGCAGCTCGCGCAGTTCGAGAGCATCATCCGCGGCGTATCGGTGGGCCTGGGCGTGGGCCTCGTGCCGCGCTGTCTGGTGCGCGACGAGATCGCCGCGGGCACCGTCGCCGAGCCGCTGCCGCAGGGCGGCTACACGAGCCGGCTGGGCTACTGGCTCTGCCACGCCGGCGACCGCGCGCAGCCGGCAGCGCTGGCCCATTTCCGCGCCTGGCTGCTGCGGGAGGGAGAAACGCCCGCAGACTGCAACAGCCGCAGCCACATCGGCTGA
- a CDS encoding Bug family tripartite tricarboxylate transporter substrate binding protein, with protein sequence MQRRSWLAALAATSVLPGIPWAQEGRPLRIVVPFPPGGATDIAGRAMQEPLQRLLGQPVVIDNRAGAGGSIGMAEVARAAGDGLTLGVATVSTHGVNPAVFSKLPYDPVRDFAGVTEMVKAPGILVVNPRVLPVQGFADLVQYLKSHPGQVSYASPGNGTIGHMWGELFKISTGTSMVHIPYRGAGPAVNDVIAGQVPVYFDQVASTLPHVKAGKLRALAVSWHQRLADVLPDVPTYGELGHPQANEPSWFGLVAPVATPPATVLRLQQAVAAALKEPAVRDRLAGQGLYPSGTAPAEFSRQIQREIDKMKKVAAYARIHLD encoded by the coding sequence ATGCAACGACGTTCCTGGCTCGCGGCGCTGGCCGCCACATCGGTCCTTCCTGGAATCCCCTGGGCGCAGGAGGGGCGGCCGCTGCGCATCGTCGTGCCGTTTCCGCCGGGCGGCGCCACCGACATCGCGGGCCGCGCGATGCAGGAGCCGCTGCAGCGGCTGCTGGGCCAGCCGGTGGTGATCGACAACCGGGCCGGCGCGGGCGGCTCCATCGGCATGGCCGAGGTGGCGCGCGCGGCCGGCGACGGCCTCACGCTGGGCGTGGCCACGGTCTCCACCCACGGCGTGAACCCCGCCGTGTTCTCGAAGCTGCCCTACGACCCGGTGCGCGATTTCGCGGGCGTGACCGAAATGGTCAAGGCCCCGGGCATCCTGGTGGTCAACCCCAGGGTGCTGCCCGTGCAGGGCTTCGCCGACCTCGTGCAATACCTCAAGTCGCACCCGGGGCAGGTGTCGTACGCCAGCCCGGGCAACGGCACCATCGGGCACATGTGGGGCGAGCTGTTCAAGATCAGCACCGGCACGTCGATGGTGCACATCCCCTACCGCGGCGCCGGCCCAGCGGTGAACGACGTGATCGCCGGGCAGGTGCCGGTGTACTTCGACCAGGTGGCCTCGACGCTGCCCCACGTGAAGGCTGGCAAGCTGCGCGCGCTCGCCGTATCCTGGCACCAGCGCCTGGCCGACGTGCTGCCCGACGTGCCCACCTACGGCGAGCTGGGGCATCCGCAGGCCAACGAGCCGTCGTGGTTCGGCCTGGTGGCCCCGGTGGCCACGCCGCCCGCCACGGTGCTGCGCCTGCAGCAGGCCGTGGCCGCGGCCCTGAAGGAGCCGGCCGTGCGCGACCGGCTGGCGGGGCAGGGGCTCTACCCGTCAGGCACCGCGCCTGCCGAGTTTTCCCGGCAGATCCAGCGGGAAATCGACAAGATGAAGAAAGTTGCCGCCTATGCTCGGATCCATCTCGACTGA
- a CDS encoding N-formylglutamate amidohydrolase, translating into MSAKPPLTDPRSAPGGQAVTVVPGRSALVLDSPHSGTAYPQDFQPALGLATLRHAEDTHVEKLYAFAPGIGTAWVEAHFPRIYLDANRDTTEIDTSMFDAPWPDPVTTDPAVLQKVRLGKGLIWKCTDEGLPIYDRPLTVAEGRARIDRCWRPYHAAVAQAIDAAHARHGYSLHLNCHSMPAVAASHATLHPGLVHADFVIGDRDGTTADPALSLALCEFLRARGYGVDYNHPYKGVELVRRYGDPARHRHSIQVEINRRLYMDERTLAPQPEGFARLQSDLRALVQWLLEVDPRHLQSG; encoded by the coding sequence ATGTCCGCCAAGCCACCCCTGACCGACCCACGCTCCGCCCCCGGCGGGCAGGCCGTGACCGTGGTGCCCGGCCGCTCCGCCCTGGTGCTCGATTCCCCGCACAGCGGCACCGCCTACCCGCAAGACTTCCAGCCCGCGCTCGGCCTGGCCACGCTGCGCCACGCCGAAGACACCCACGTCGAGAAGCTCTACGCCTTCGCGCCCGGGATCGGCACGGCCTGGGTGGAGGCGCACTTCCCGCGCATCTACCTGGACGCCAACCGCGACACCACCGAGATCGACACCTCGATGTTCGACGCGCCCTGGCCCGACCCCGTCACCACCGACCCCGCCGTGCTGCAGAAGGTGCGGCTGGGCAAGGGCCTGATCTGGAAGTGCACCGACGAGGGCCTGCCCATCTACGACCGGCCGCTCACCGTGGCCGAGGGGCGCGCGCGCATCGACCGCTGCTGGCGGCCCTACCACGCGGCCGTGGCACAGGCCATCGACGCGGCCCATGCGCGGCACGGCTACAGCCTGCACCTCAACTGCCACTCCATGCCGGCCGTGGCCGCCAGCCACGCCACGCTGCACCCCGGCCTCGTGCACGCCGACTTCGTGATCGGCGACCGCGACGGCACCACCGCCGACCCGGCGCTCTCGCTGGCGCTGTGCGAATTCCTGCGGGCCCGGGGCTACGGGGTGGACTACAACCACCCGTACAAGGGCGTCGAGCTGGTGCGCCGCTACGGCGATCCGGCGCGGCACCGGCACAGCATCCAGGTGGAGATCAACCGCCGGCTCTACATGGACGAACGCACCCTGGCGCCGCAGCCGGAGGGCTTCGCGCGGCTGCAGTCCGACCTTCGCGCGCTCGTGCAGTGGCTGCTGGAGGTCGATCCGCGGCACTTGCAGAGCGGCTGA